A DNA window from Rossellomorea marisflavi contains the following coding sequences:
- a CDS encoding Hsp20/alpha crystallin family protein yields the protein MKGMKQNMNPQEVDSYVQDMMKKMFPGGFESMMNANSTMGGASPQQSAHQSGEDGSIPAHVFESFDDVYVRFELKDEGLMKKVKIYHTSNQAIIENIPSQGDRQVLTLPCLVKKKGASAHFRDGILEVKIPKSTDMQFTEIDVSDRY from the coding sequence ATGAAAGGGATGAAACAGAATATGAATCCTCAGGAAGTGGACTCATATGTACAGGATATGATGAAAAAGATGTTTCCGGGCGGATTCGAAAGCATGATGAATGCGAACAGCACCATGGGAGGAGCCTCTCCCCAGCAGTCTGCCCATCAAAGCGGCGAGGACGGAAGCATCCCAGCACATGTATTCGAATCCTTCGATGATGTATATGTACGATTTGAATTAAAAGATGAAGGGCTGATGAAGAAGGTGAAAATTTATCATACTTCCAATCAGGCGATCATTGAAAATATCCCCTCCCAGGGCGATCGCCAAGTCCTGACGCTCCCTTGTCTCGTGAAGAAAAAAGGGGCCTCTGCCCACTTTCGCGACGGCATCCTGGAGGTGAAAATCCCCAAAAGCACGGATATGCAGTTTACAGAAATAGACGTCTCAGATCGATACTGA
- a CDS encoding gamma-glutamylcyclotransferase, translated as MLVFVYGNLRKHERHHALLQNPRTISHQAYVDGILLESVEGHPVMKDGREKVYGELYEVDPSVIDQLNKTKEAIPAKAIKKEATVYTDHGSYVATVFTAASEHVQGSTIPSGDWKVKNFLAHRPSDILYFAYGSCMDEERFRKAGVHVHFQDCLGAGIVQDFRMDYSFVVDDGGRGDITEVPGEAMEGVVYRVNQEAVDYLFEREGVLPGWYRPAFLDVMIDGRVHNNVLTFIVKRKSPETLPPEHYALEILRGSHPYVSDSYHRRLQDQLLGLGMDEKRLHAMLQKIPTLNRDPA; from the coding sequence ATGCTCGTATTCGTTTATGGAAACTTAAGAAAGCATGAACGCCATCATGCGCTTTTACAAAATCCCCGAACCATTTCACATCAAGCGTACGTCGATGGGATACTCCTTGAATCAGTGGAGGGACACCCGGTCATGAAGGACGGAAGGGAGAAGGTGTACGGCGAATTGTATGAGGTCGACCCTTCCGTCATCGATCAGCTCAATAAGACGAAAGAAGCGATCCCGGCCAAGGCCATCAAGAAGGAAGCAACCGTTTATACCGACCACGGAAGCTATGTGGCTACCGTATTTACAGCAGCATCAGAACACGTACAGGGTTCAACGATTCCTTCGGGTGATTGGAAAGTAAAGAATTTCCTCGCACACAGGCCGTCCGACATCCTATATTTCGCCTACGGATCCTGTATGGACGAGGAACGGTTCAGAAAAGCAGGGGTCCACGTCCACTTTCAGGACTGCCTTGGAGCTGGAATTGTACAAGATTTCAGAATGGATTACTCTTTTGTCGTCGATGACGGGGGCAGGGGGGATATCACGGAAGTTCCTGGAGAGGCGATGGAAGGCGTGGTCTATCGAGTCAATCAGGAAGCCGTCGACTACCTATTTGAAAGGGAAGGGGTTCTCCCCGGATGGTACCGCCCGGCTTTCCTTGATGTGATGATTGATGGAAGGGTACATAACAATGTCCTTACGTTCATCGTGAAACGGAAATCACCTGAAACCCTTCCGCCGGAACATTACGCCCTTGAGATCCTGAGGGGAAGCCATCCTTATGTAAGCGACAGCTATCATCGTAGACTGCAAGATCAGCTCTTGGGACTTGGAATGGACGAAAAACGTCTTCATGCCATGCTTCAGAAGATACCGACGTTGAATCGGGATCCTGCCTGA
- the sda gene encoding sporulation histidine kinase inhibitor Sda — protein sequence MKILSNEQLVAAYRNAEKQGNDQDWIMLLKKEIRNRGLRPFRKS from the coding sequence ATGAAAATCTTAAGTAATGAACAGTTGGTCGCAGCGTATCGGAATGCTGAAAAGCAGGGGAATGATCAGGATTGGATTATGCTCCTGAAGAAAGAAATTCGAAACCGTGGACTGAGGCCTTTTAGGAAATCGTGA
- a CDS encoding AMP-binding protein: MYVAVLTKTIGTLLEEKAALFPERDAVVYADRGLRWSYSRFDELCRQAAKGFMELGINKGDHMAIWATNTPEWLISQFSTGKMGAVLVTVNTNYQREELKYLLDQSDSSSIILMEGYRTTSYIEMLYDICPELKTSVPGQLESATLPKLKNVIVLGDQRYPGTYSWDDIMKLGEGEGDERLNARMAECKPDDVINMQYTSGTTGFPKGVMLTHSNIVNNGYNIARCMDLTEKDRLCIPVPFFHCFGCVLGTMACASVGAAMIPVQEFNPSEVLRTVESERCTALHGVPTMFIAELNLPEFNEYDLSTLRTGIMAGSNCPVEVMKGVMERMGAEEITIAYGQTESSPVITQTRTDDPLNVKVETVGRALPDVEVKVIDPATGESLGHGQQGELCTRGYHVMKGYYKNEQATSLAIDEEGWLHTGDLAVMDEEGYCRITGRLKDMIIRGGENIYPREIEEFLYSHPKILDVQVTGVPDETFGEEVIAWVILKPGQSCTSEEIRDFCKGKISRFKVPKFIEFIDSYPMTASGKIQKFRLREMGEKAISHTNKM; this comes from the coding sequence TTGTATGTGGCGGTTTTAACGAAAACAATCGGGACACTTCTGGAAGAAAAGGCGGCACTTTTCCCGGAACGGGATGCGGTGGTTTATGCGGACAGGGGGTTGAGATGGAGCTATTCCCGCTTTGACGAACTTTGCCGTCAAGCAGCAAAAGGATTCATGGAACTTGGCATCAATAAAGGAGATCATATGGCCATCTGGGCGACAAACACCCCTGAGTGGCTTATCAGTCAGTTTTCCACCGGGAAGATGGGGGCTGTCCTGGTCACGGTGAATACCAATTATCAAAGGGAGGAACTGAAGTACCTGCTGGACCAGTCGGATAGCAGCTCCATCATACTGATGGAAGGTTACCGAACAACCTCTTATATCGAGATGCTCTATGATATTTGCCCGGAACTCAAAACTTCAGTACCAGGTCAGCTGGAAAGCGCTACGCTGCCGAAGTTGAAGAATGTCATCGTCCTCGGCGATCAGCGCTATCCCGGTACCTATTCCTGGGACGATATCATGAAGCTCGGAGAAGGGGAGGGCGACGAACGGCTGAACGCACGGATGGCCGAGTGCAAACCTGATGATGTGATCAATATGCAGTATACTTCCGGTACTACAGGGTTTCCTAAAGGAGTGATGCTCACCCACTCCAACATTGTGAATAATGGATACAATATCGCAAGGTGCATGGATCTGACTGAAAAGGATCGATTATGCATCCCGGTTCCATTTTTTCACTGTTTCGGTTGTGTGCTTGGAACGATGGCATGTGCTTCCGTAGGGGCCGCGATGATACCCGTGCAGGAATTCAATCCATCAGAAGTCCTCCGCACAGTGGAATCTGAACGGTGTACAGCGTTACACGGGGTTCCGACGATGTTCATTGCTGAGTTGAACCTCCCAGAGTTCAACGAATATGATCTTTCAACGCTCAGAACCGGTATCATGGCAGGAAGCAATTGTCCGGTGGAGGTGATGAAGGGGGTAATGGAGCGGATGGGAGCTGAAGAAATCACCATCGCTTATGGCCAAACGGAGTCTTCCCCGGTCATCACACAGACCCGGACGGATGATCCATTGAATGTGAAGGTGGAGACGGTCGGCCGGGCCCTTCCCGATGTCGAAGTGAAAGTCATCGATCCTGCCACAGGAGAATCCCTTGGTCATGGTCAACAGGGGGAACTGTGCACACGCGGTTACCACGTGATGAAGGGATATTACAAAAATGAACAGGCGACCTCCCTGGCCATCGACGAAGAAGGATGGCTCCACACTGGAGATTTGGCCGTCATGGATGAAGAAGGGTACTGCAGGATCACGGGAAGACTCAAAGATATGATCATCAGGGGCGGTGAAAATATTTATCCAAGGGAAATCGAAGAGTTTCTATACTCCCATCCAAAGATCCTCGACGTACAGGTCACCGGTGTACCGGATGAAACGTTTGGAGAAGAAGTGATTGCATGGGTGATCCTCAAGCCGGGTCAATCCTGCACATCAGAGGAAATCCGCGATTTTTGCAAAGGGAAGATTTCTCGGTTCAAAGTGCCGAAATTCATTGAGTTCATTGATTCGTATCCCATGACAGCGTCAGGGAAAATACAGAAATTCCGTTTGCGGGAAATGGGTGAGAAGGCCATTTCGCACACGAATAAAATGTAA
- a CDS encoding DUF6501 family protein: MIHHTWTGNETGRKVKCLHTNAAKYTVEHVLVPGKVYDLKNESEDYYFVIDESGKMGGFYKEYFEVL; encoded by the coding sequence ATGATCCATCATACATGGACCGGGAATGAAACAGGAAGAAAAGTGAAGTGCCTACATACGAATGCGGCAAAATATACAGTGGAACATGTATTGGTTCCAGGGAAAGTATACGACTTAAAAAATGAATCCGAAGATTACTACTTCGTCATCGACGAAAGCGGTAAGATGGGCGGATTTTACAAAGAGTACTTTGAAGTACTGTAA
- the odhB gene encoding 2-oxoglutarate dehydrogenase complex dihydrolipoyllysine-residue succinyltransferase, giving the protein MAEIKVPELAESITEGTIAQWLKQPGDYVEKGEYIVELETDKVNVEVISEEAGTIQELKAEEGDTVEVGQVIAVVGEGGEAPAPSEEKAEEKAEAPEQKEQKQEPAKEEPAAAEKKNRPIASPAARKLAREKGIDLSDVPTDPLGRVRKQDIEAYGNKPASAPAKPAPEAKKAPKSDNGKPVEREKMSRRRQTIAKRLVEVQQTAAMLTTFNEIDMTAVMELRKRKKDKFFEDHDVRLGFMSFFTKAVVAALKKYPYVNAEIDGDEIVLKKFYDVGVAVSTEDGLVVPVVRDCERKNFAEIEGEIMELATKARKNKLALADLQGGSFTITNGGVFGSLLSTPILNGPQVGILGMHKIQLRPMAIDKDTMENRPMMYVALSYDHRIIDGKEAVGFLAMVKELLENPEDLLLEG; this is encoded by the coding sequence GTGGCAGAAATAAAAGTTCCAGAATTAGCAGAATCCATTACAGAAGGTACGATCGCCCAGTGGCTGAAACAGCCGGGCGATTACGTGGAAAAAGGCGAATATATCGTAGAGTTGGAAACCGATAAAGTAAACGTGGAAGTCATCTCTGAAGAAGCGGGAACGATCCAAGAACTGAAAGCCGAAGAAGGAGATACCGTTGAGGTTGGCCAAGTCATCGCTGTCGTCGGTGAAGGCGGGGAAGCCCCGGCCCCATCCGAGGAAAAAGCGGAGGAGAAAGCCGAAGCTCCTGAACAGAAGGAACAAAAGCAGGAACCGGCCAAAGAAGAGCCTGCTGCAGCCGAAAAGAAAAATCGTCCGATTGCTTCGCCTGCTGCACGCAAGCTCGCTAGGGAAAAAGGGATCGATCTTTCCGACGTGCCGACCGATCCTCTTGGAAGGGTGCGCAAGCAGGATATCGAAGCCTATGGAAACAAGCCTGCTTCAGCTCCGGCCAAGCCAGCGCCAGAAGCTAAAAAAGCGCCTAAATCCGATAATGGTAAACCGGTTGAGCGCGAAAAAATGTCACGCCGCCGCCAGACCATTGCTAAGAGGCTTGTTGAAGTCCAGCAGACGGCTGCCATGCTCACGACATTTAACGAAATCGATATGACGGCTGTAATGGAGCTCAGAAAGCGCAAAAAGGACAAATTCTTTGAAGACCACGATGTAAGACTCGGATTCATGAGCTTCTTCACAAAAGCGGTTGTTGCTGCCCTTAAAAAGTATCCATACGTGAATGCTGAAATCGATGGAGATGAAATCGTACTCAAAAAGTTCTATGATGTCGGTGTTGCCGTCTCGACTGAAGATGGACTGGTCGTTCCGGTGGTCCGTGACTGTGAGCGCAAAAACTTTGCCGAAATCGAAGGGGAAATCATGGAGCTTGCAACCAAAGCAAGGAAAAACAAGCTTGCCCTTGCCGATCTCCAAGGTGGATCTTTCACCATCACCAATGGCGGTGTCTTCGGATCACTTCTTTCCACTCCGATCCTGAATGGACCTCAAGTAGGGATTCTAGGAATGCACAAGATCCAGTTGCGTCCGATGGCAATCGACAAGGATACAATGGAAAACCGTCCGATGATGTACGTGGCCCTATCCTATGATCATAGAATCATAGATGGCAAAGAAGCAGTAGGCTTCCTTGCCATGGTGAAGGAACTGCTTGAAAATCCTGAAGATCTTCTTCTTGAAGGCTGA